In the genome of Montipora foliosa isolate CH-2021 chromosome 3, ASM3666993v2, whole genome shotgun sequence, one region contains:
- the LOC137994426 gene encoding high-affinity lysophosphatidic acid receptor-like: protein MVNGTASYGGNTTTPSPFSTVQVAILGFMYVLMFVVSVIGNTVVCYIVYQKPAMRSAINILLATLAMADFLTTALCIPFAVISMIAQNWIFGDVFCKVNAILFNLLVTEGTFVLLTISVDRFMIIVQRKDTLTPRKAKIYIVISWVLSFAVVMPPIFGWGKYSFESGQIQCSLEWPSQNKLDLSYGIFFFVLTFCVPLLSMGYCFVSILRTVRRNSTRIQNHPPVPGGVMTKMHRPGKMNIDYSFKTRAFTTILILFVLFLICGLPYTVIRFHLLFSGYADSLSYVADVVVIFVAYLNSALKPIIYYIRINKFREACVDIMPSWCHVPHCLPGRTIRRIRPHVVYEVDKKFVTSSL, encoded by the coding sequence ATGGTGAACGGAACAGCATCTTACGGAGGAAATACGACCACTCCTTCGCCATTTTCGACTGTACAAGTTGCGATTTTGGGTTTCATGTACGTTTTGATGTTTGTAGTCAGTGTTATAGGGAATACGGTTGTCTGTTATATCGTTTATCAGAAGCCTGCTATGCGTTCGGCCATCAACATTTTACTAGCAACGTTAGCAATGGCAGACTTTTTGACGACTGCCTTGTGTATTCCATTCGCCGTGATCTCCATGATTGCTCAGAATTGGATTTTTGGTGACGTATTTTGTAAAGTAAACGCCATTTTGTTTAACCTTTTGGTTACAGAAGGAACATTCGTGCTGCTCACAATATCAGTGGACAGATTTATGATAATCGTTCAGCGAAAAGACACCCTTACCCCGCGTAAGGCCAAGATTTACATCGTAATTTCGTGGGTCTTGTCTTTTGCGGTCGTAATGCCGCCGATATTTGGTTGGGGCAAGTACAGCTTTGAATCGGGTCAAATTCAGTGCTCTTTGGAATGGCCCAGCCAAAATAAGCTTGATCTATCTTACGGCatcttttttttcgttttaacaTTCTGCGTCCCGCTTCTTTCTATGGGATACTGTTTCGTGTCAATTTTGAGGACAGTGAGACGAAATTCGACACGAATTCAAAATCACCCTCCCGTCCCCGGTGGTGTGATGACTAAAATGCACAGACCTGGTAAAATGAATATCGACTACAGTTTCAAGACAAGGGCCTTCACCACCATTTTAATCCTGTTTGTATTATTTTTGATTTGTGGGCTTCCCTACACTGTGATACGCTTTCATTTACTTTTTAGTGGGTATGCAGATTCATTGTCTTATGTTGCTGACGTTGTGGTCATATTTGTTGCCTACTTGAATTCTGCTCTTAAGCCCATTATATATTATATTCGCATAAACAAATTTCGTGAAGCTTGTGTGGACATCATGCCATCCTGGTGCCATGTACCACACTGTTTACCAGGCAGGACAATACGTCGCATCAGGCCACATGTGGTATATGAAGTCGATAAAAAGTTTGTCACTTCATCCCTCTAA